Proteins from one Podospora pseudocomata strain CBS 415.72m chromosome 4, whole genome shotgun sequence genomic window:
- a CDS encoding hypothetical protein (EggNog:ENOG503PGKG), which yields MYQPVLSQEDHQALKLNPTNKQRELRALKEPPLRASDPLPFRCATGGAIIRIDDPHYQITVSHIQETQQDNLHITSAQEPLPPGLEDCSFDGMSDSDDNDEDPMESETELDPALTRASVTPGVESQPWAESPSINSVGSTVGTPTGRQARNRRLDCALIALDNNEIMHSLANTISYPQHTGIRKVMVHNVAEVGKRMNKVMAITARDGIGSTLATGALYQWDCAIKKAQKLYPINLDTPVEGGNSGSAVIDTVSGSLYGHIVRGCPGSRVAYIIAATEVFDHLRQEHGADIHLCGSPSTKLSADLTQLAVESRRLELERWQHYAKLAQTIDVKPSSSSTASDDLWSPQFMAENAEDENSLKKWPETSSTTMSGYIKGRLSPLLESNDGDSLHAWSADRATTLSSAVSRSTATTWYAALSSTRVTAVQMELIAEDRDIEMSGLFLDNPNEGNKKTPLVLPKTSTTKGDESDESKGPLEVMRNEATQNLAGKKRPVMTRVGRNMSSCFKTSSAQVWTKTHLGRIWKAVG from the exons ATGTATCAGCCCGTACTCTCGCAGGAGGATCATCAGGCGTTGAAACTCAACCCGACCAACAAGCAGAGGGAGCTTCGGGCCTTGAAAGAACCACCTTTGCG GGCTTCCGACCCTCTACCGTTCCGTTGCGCCACTGGTGGTGCAATTATCAGAATCGATGATCCCCACTACCAAATCACCGTTAGTCACATTCAAGAAACTCAACAGGATAACCTCCACATTACATCTGCTCAGGAGCCTCTCCCTCCAGGTCTCGAGGATTGTAGTTTCGACGGCATGAGCGACAGTGACGACAATGACGAAGATCCTATGGAATCAGAAACAGAATTGGATCCAGCTCTTACCCGCGCAAGCGTTACACCTGGGGTCGAGTCACAGCCCTGGGCGGAATCCCCGAGTATCAATAGCGTCGGTTCCACAGTGGGAACTCCCACGGGGAGGCAGGCCCGAA ACCGGCGTCTCGATTGTGCGTTGATTGccctcgacaacaacgaGATCATGCACTCTTTGGCAAACACCATATCATACCCCCAACATACCGGGATACGCAAAGTCATGGTCCACAATGTGGCTGAAGTGGGAAAGCGCATGAATAAAGTCATGGCCATCACAGCTCGAGATGGAATTGGCAGTACGTTGGCGACAGGAGCGCTGTATCAATGGGACTGTGCAATCAAGAAGGCGCAAAAGCTCTACCCGATCAATCTCGACACTCCAGTCGAAGGTGGCAATAGCGGCTCGGCTGTGATTGACACAGTATCAGGCAGCTTGTATGGCCACATCGTCAGAGGTTGCCCGGGATCTAGAGTCGCCTACATCATTGCGGCAACAGAGGTTTTCGACCATCTTCGCCAGGAGCACGGTGCTGACATACATCTTTGTGGCTCCCCCTCGACCAAGTTATCGGCCGATCTAACCCAGTTAGCCGTGGAGAGCCGGCGACTCGAACTGGAAAGATGGCAGCACTACGCAAAATTAGCCCAGACCATTGATGTCAAACCCAGCTCTTCCAGCACGGCCTCTGATGATCTGTGGAGTCCACAATTTATGGCGGAGAACGCAGAAGATGAAAATTCATTGAAGAAATGGCCCgaaacctcctcaaccaccatgTCTGGCTATATAAAAGGTCGCTTGAGCCCATTGCTAGAAAGTAACGATGGTGATTCTCTTCACGCTTGGTCGGCGGATAGAGCAACAACGTTATCCTCGGCCGTATCTCGCTCTACAGCAACCACATGGTATGCAGCGTTGAGCAGTACGAGAGTTACGGCTGTACAAATGGAGCTCATCGCTGAAGATCGCGACATTGAGATGTCAGGACTCTTTCTTGATAATCCCAACGAGGGCAACAAAAAGACGCCACTAGTCCTCCCCAAAACTTCGACAACGAAGGGAGACGAAAGCGATGAAAGCAAAGGTCCTCTGGAGGTCATGCGCAATGAAGCAACGCAAAATCTGGCTGGCAAAAAGCGGCCAGTGATGACCAGGGTGGGTCGTAACATGAGCTCCTGTTTCAAAACAAGCTCTGCCCAGGTCTGGACCAAAACGCATCTCGGGAGGATCTGGAAAGCTGTGGGATGA
- a CDS encoding hypothetical protein (EggNog:ENOG503P36B), whose protein sequence is MMKIGVPNNQLMARRFLRWEQGTFRDFVSDFFKESLKLSYERIRLPKMHNAWSINKIGGINISFTDNLTDHLLLTDDDSTLLIFHHASFLECHLQPFSAPLYPADLVHETLSTIALLFPQSEFTLTTRRGRFSRNSSWLRKLRLAHEQSGQHPTGIDPRLSICGTLQANDRQIERFHFWRDSW, encoded by the exons ATGATGAAGATCGGCGTTCCGAATAATCAACTCATGGCCCGCAGATTTCTCCGATGGGAGCAGGGAACATTCAGGGACTTTGTGAGTGACTTCTTCAAGGAGTCACTCAAACTCAGTTACGAACGAATCAGACTGCCGAAGATGCACAATGCTTGGAGCATCAACAAAATCGGAGGGATCAATATCAGCTTTACTGACAACCTTACTGACCATCTGCTGTTGACTGATGATGATTCAACGCTGTTGATATTTCATCATGCCTCGTTCCTAGAGTGCCACCTACA GCCATTCTCGGCACCACTATACCCGGCAGACCTCGTGCATGAAACACTGTCCACCATTGCGCTCCTTTTCCCACAGTCCGAGTTCACGTTAACCACGCGGAGGGGCCGGTTCAGCCGGAACTCGTCGTGGCTGCGGAAGCTTCGCCTTGCCCACGAGCAGTCAGGACAACACCCAACTGGAATCGACCCTCGCCTCTCTATTTGTGGCACCCTCCAAGCCAACGACCGTCAGATCGAACGGTTCCACTTCTGGAGAGACAGCTGGTGA
- a CDS encoding hypothetical protein (EggNog:ENOG503P7ID; COG:S) has protein sequence MSSETSVTNPPTFFVNLPTINLEKATAFFVALNFDHIKLWSDDKSSAFRLPGASSQVSLMIHIHERFKTFNRPGTSVVDAFKSTEALFSFMAKDKASVDAFIEQAVNAGGKADPYVLKNYGQDMGMYNRSFEDLDGHIWEVCSMVGLCPGA, from the coding sequence ATGTCCTCCGAAACCAGtgtcaccaacccccctacCTTCTTTGTCAATCTCCCAACCATAAATCTCGAAAAAGCAACCGCCTTCTTCGTCGCCCTCAACTTCGACCACATCAAGCTCTGGTCCGATGACAAATCTTCCGCATTCCGCCTTCCCGGTGCCAGCTCCCAAGTTTCTCTCATGATTCATATCCATGAGCGTTTCAAAACATTCAACCGGCCTGGCACATCCGTTGTTGACGCTTTCAAGTCGACCGAGgccctcttttctttcatGGCGAAAGACAAGGCGAGTGTGGATGCGTTTATTGAGCAGGCGGTCAATGCAGGTGGCAAGGCAGATCCGTATGTGTTGAAGAACTATGGGCAGGATATGGGCATGTACAACCGCAGCTTTGAGGATTTGGATGGGCATATCTGGGAGGTTTGCTCTATGGTTGGGCTTTGTCCTGGAGCTTGA
- a CDS encoding hypothetical protein (EggNog:ENOG503PQK7) codes for MMTLLARSESTGRQLIGPRTTVYTPSHNCRFGFVESGNSDASTTTLDTIGYAYGSDCPSIRSCLPSMPTAVRRDFYSPGLYCPMGWERATKITHGMTDSVRAINILRALSTNKTAAFCCPSGFTFSYTVWSSTDALPCCASIMIEGTFTYWTCNPRGCSLEQRLRVGGTVTLSAITSERLAVQATITMESLLNVYGRQNMDAINPSTQAPTLVVSSAITRAPAIQLVWRSIDLPAAANNGTPNGNYPSVNTAGVVVGATVGAMVAISLIVFVIWLWCRKKKEKSGTVYETTENTGNVDESKAQSELATGSAVVELSTAGSPELPASPITLRNADASDGLLRAVVPTGRAGTDSRPSVAYELDSELDRRDVGAKSMSEGHNVPTTGRLE; via the exons ATGATGACACTACTAGCAAGGTCAGAGTCGACTGGCCGACAGCTCATCGGCCCACGGACGACGGTTTACACCCCATCACACAATTGCAGATTTGGCTTTGTCGAATCTGGGAATAGCGATGCATCGACCACCACTCTTGACACCATCGGCTATGCCTATGGAAGCGATTGTCCCAGCATCAGGTCATGTCTGCCGAGCATGCCAACAGCAGTCCGGCGAGACTTCTACTCACCCGGTCTCTACTGTCcgatgggatgggaaagggcGACAAAGATCACCCATGGGATGACCGACAGTGTTCGAGCAATCAACATCCTTCGAGCTCTTtccacaaacaaaacagcTGCGTTCTGCTGTCCATC CGGATTTACCTTTAGCTACACCGTCTGGTCCTCAACCGACGCCCTCCCTTGCTGCGCGTCAATCATGATAGAGGGGACCTTTACCTATTGGACCTGCAACCCTCGAGGCTGCAGTCTTGAACAAAGATTACGAGTGGGCGGGACAGTTACCCTGTCGGCAATCACCTCCGAGCGCCTTGCCGTTCAAGCAACTATCACGATGGAATCTCTTCTCAATGTTTATGGGAGACAAAACATGGATGCGATCAACCCTAGCACTCAGGCTCCAACCTTGGTGGTTTCGTCAGCTATCACCCGCGCGCCTGCCATCCAGCTCGTCTGGCGCTCTATCGACCTCCCCGCGGCAGCAAATAACGGAACACCAAACGGCAATTATCCCTCGGTCAACACCGCCGGGGTAGTGGTGGGCGCTACTGTTGGTGCTATGGTTGCGATATCCCTCATTGTGTTCGTAATCTGGCTCTGGTgcaggaaaaagaaagaaaagtcTGGCACTGTGTACGAAACTACGGAGAACACTGGAAACGTCGATGAGAGCAAAGCTCAATCAGAGTTGGCAACTGGAAGTGCTGTCGTAGAGCTGTCCACAGCTGGCAGTCCCGAATTACCTGCCAGTCCAATAACACTGCGCAATGCTGATGCTTCTGATGGTTTGTTaagggcggtggtgccgaCCGGTAGAGCGGGAACTGATAGCAGACCGTCAGTAGCGTATGAGCTGGACTCTGAGCTTGACCGGCGCGATGTCGGCGCCAAGTCTATGTCTGAAGGACATAATGTTCCAACCACGGGCAGACTAGAATAA
- a CDS encoding hypothetical protein (EggNog:ENOG502SJSN), translating into MAAVKEFLFVNSGNKSSAGHKISTTGRAFVIRKARAAQPWSTKSKAGRKRAPFGSDDSPNATASSNSSGSDSPDGAPATNTLFDGKHSAGIAEEVPVAVAPQRIQDDGNPKPKRGKGGVSKRQRPTAGVKPGQSKPTSSNGRFGGKLQEHHANNISDHVECVHCGYAVGLCICQAGATLVSQAQTLSGRLDPFGTVSVRMGQRDTDLLAYFNTVIIKTLTPLTGDQSPEAEKYWVTVSFGHSGFLHGVLCLSALQLAVAQPHKSPTLLEQFMHHRIQAISHIQAALADPSRALSDENIATVFQMLCIEENLFLYAGDSLRDHPAWKHLQPDVSQRQAHLAGLKRMLFLRGGIARLDGMKGLQAFIIRWVCTSLACRLVFSLPPPSHPGQYLYQPTNRNELSAAHLSDHTFAASHLLPHGLLKKLYNYPHSSPFYQAGSAMATACATLGVSRDLINHIATLDCLLRDALAWYISRPTIQWDALDIQNLMSIGLGELIHFILRAETSLSATENVIAICLFVFTFFVGNGAHAACSPLPGIMPRLRHHFTDAELSQNLKRIGIETWVGFVLLIASSQNPESEEFFFRFMVEMLGDRGVGDYEGFRGSMVDRGVWTPVVEAHAVKAWGELEGPLGEYRSGRKEIWEVRRGGVEVGEEQGVSIPMSNPYATSHMKKIFSRDGEGVKVVV; encoded by the exons ATGGCCGCTGTTAAGGAGTTCTTGTTCGTCAATTCTGGCAACAAGTCCAGTGCCGGACACAAGATCTCTACCACAGGTCGTGCCTTTGTTATCAGGAAGGCTAGAGCTGCTCAGCCATGGTCGACCAAGAGCAAGGCCGGCCGAAAACGTGCTCCCTTCGGCTCTGACGACTCCCCAAACGCGActgccagcagcaacagtagCGGTTCTGACAGCCCAGATGGTGCTCCAGCTACCAACACACTGTTTGATGGTAAGCACAGTGCGGGGATCGCAGAGGAGGTGCCCGTGGCTGTTGCTCCCCAGCGGATTCAGGACGACGGGAATCCGAAGCCGAAGCGAGGCAAGGGTGGTGTCTCGAAAAGACAACGTCCGACTGCTGGTGTAAAGCCAGGGCAGTCCAAACCAACGAGCTCGAATGGCAGATTTGGTGGGAAACTCCAAGAACACCATGCCAATAACATTTCCGATCATGTAGAGTGTGTTCATTGCGGATACGCCGTTGGCCTATGCATCTGTCAAGCTGGGGCCACCCTGGTGTCCCAAGCACAAACACTGAGTGGTCGGTTGGATCCTTTTGGCACTGTGTCAGTAAGAATGGGCCAACGTGATACTGATTTGCTGGCGTATT TCAACACGGTGATCATCAAGACTCTCACACCTCTAACGGGTGACCAGTCCCCCGAGGCGGAAAAGTACTGGGTGACAGTCTCCTTTGGGCACTCTGGCTTTCTGCATGGAGTCCTGTGCCTTTCAGCCCTGCAGCTGGCTGTGGCCCAGCCTCACAAGTCCCCAACGTTACTGGAGCAGTTCATGCACCATCGCATCCAAGCCATCTCCCACATTCAGGCTGCCTTGGCTGACCCATCGCGGGCCTTGAGCGACGAGAACATTGCCACAGTCTTCCAGATGCTCTGCATCGAGGAGAACCTGTTTCTCTACGCTGGCGACTCACTGAGAGACCACCCAGCATGGAAGCACCTCCAACCAGACGTCTCCCAGCGCCAGGCCCATCTGGCGGGGCTGAAGAGAATGCTGTTCTTGCGCGGAGGCATAGCCCGTCTTGACGGAATGAAGGGTCTCCAGGCCTTCATCATCAGATGGGTGTGCACCTCCCTAGCCTGCCGCCTCGTCTTCAGcctgcctcctccatcccatccaggcCAATACCTCTACCAACCCACAAACAGAAACGAGCTCTCTGCTGCCCATCTCTCCGACCACACTTTCGCCGCCTCCCACCTCTTACCTCACGGCCTCCTCAAAAAGCTCTACAACTACCCACATTCCTCCCCATTCTACCAAGCCGGCTCAGCAATGGCAACCGCATGCGCCACTCTCGGGGTATCACGCGATCTAATCAACCACATCGCCACCCTCGACTGTCTCCTCCGTGACGCATTAGCATGGTACATATCCCGCCCAACAATCCAATGGGACGCCCTCGACATCCAGAACCTGATGTCCATCGGTTTAGGGGAGCTGATCCACTTCATCCTCCGCGCGGAAACATCCCTCTCCGCGACAGAAAATGTCATTGCTATATGCCTCTTtgtcttcaccttcttcgtTGGCAACGGTGCTCACGCCGCTTGCTCTCCTCTACCGGGGATCATGCCCCGTTTGAGGCATCATTTTACTGATGCTGAGCTGTCACAGAACTTGAAGAGGATAGGGATTGAGACGTGGGTGGGATTCGTGCTGTTGATTGCTAGTAGTCAGAATCCGGAGAGCGAGGAGTTTTTCTTTCGGTTTATGGTGGAGATGTTGGGGGataggggggtgggagattATGAGGGGTTTAGGGGTTCGATGGTGGATAGGGGGGTTTGGACGCCTGTTGTGGAGGCGCATGCGGTTAAGGCTtggggggagctggaggggccGTTGGGGGAGTATAGGAGTGGGAGAAAGGAGAtttgggaggtgaggaggggaggggtggaggtgggggaggaacAGGGGGTGAGTATACCGATGAGTAACCCTTATGCGACGAGTCATATGAAGAAGATTTTTAGTagggatggagagggtgtCAAGGTTGTTgtgtga
- a CDS encoding hypothetical protein (COG:S; EggNog:ENOG503PYR9): MESKRWASMSTASRSTTDGQAQDKNGSPTRHKCRRCAQAFDSRNKLMRHVFGDHPPPGSTRRDASSAPRKPPAATIGPAEPLSPTASPETPPPGAIPLSPVESHSGNNDNYTTERPRNQHSYHPHPFLTFSKEQQLIFVFRILYVLFNVAMKQHEEAKQNQQRLQRLGHLDWDIMTPEPVTPPESPVLVSPTMDFVAPKEQHHRVLSISSTSTLNPLASEFRMVSAENSFPMSHDGQKGASPVNERFVAITGHSPSEKEPNRKASTDPSLQDPEETQEPVKAQATEQPLGAYGESDTHDLESEDEDDNGGGAHLVWLDEEEEEDNIATRGAALQNKDSTEEKRIQSKAI; the protein is encoded by the coding sequence ATGGAGTCGAAGCGTTGGGCATCCATGTCCACCGCCTCCAGATCAACCACCGACGGTCAAGCCCAGGACAAAAATGGATCACCGACGCGCCACAAGTGTCGCCGCTGCGCTCAAGCTTTCGATTCGCGCAACAAGTTAATGAGACATGTTTTTGGcgaccatccaccacccggTTCTACGAGGCGCGACGCATCAAGTGCGCCCCGCAAACCTCCAGCTGCCACAATCGGGCCCGCTGAACCACTATCGCCCACAGCATCACCggaaacaccaccaccaggagCAATCCCTCTGTCTCCAGTCGAATCACATAGCGGAAATAATGACAACTACACAACAGAAAGACCACGAAACCAACACTCTTATCACCCTCATCCATTTCTCACATTTTCCAAAGAACAGCAACTCATATTTGTATTTCGAATCTTGTACGTGCTATTCAACGTAGCCATGAAGCAGCACGAAgaagcaaaacaaaaccaacaacgGCTTCAACGTCTGGGACATTTGGACTGGGACATCATGACACCGGAACCAGTTACGCCCCCGGAGTCACCCGTTTTGGTCAGTCCGACAATGGACTTTGTAGCCCCCAAAGAACAGCATCACCGTGTCTTGAGCATCAGTAGCACGTCTACGCTCAATCCTCTCGCCAGCGAGTTCCGAATGGTCTCCGCCGAAAACAGCTTTCCCATGAGCCACGACGGTCAAAAAGGCGCCTCGCCAGTCAACGAGCGTTTTGTGGCTATCACTGGGCACTCTCCATCAGAGAAAGAACCAAACCGAAAGGCGAGCACAGATCCCTCGCTTCAGGACCCAGAAGAAACCCAGGAGCCGGTCAAGGCACAAGCGACTGAGCAACCTCTAGGAGCTTATGGTGAAAGTGACACCCATGATCTTGAGTcggaggacgaagatgacaACGGCGGCGGGGCTCATTTGGTATGGTtggacgaagaggaagaggaggacaaCATCGCTACGAGGGGAGCTGCTTTACAGAATAAGGACTCCACAGAGGAAAAGCGCATACAGTCCAAAGCGATATAG
- a CDS encoding hypothetical protein (EggNog:ENOG503P0H3; COG:S), with amino-acid sequence MSASITNVVLAGATGNLGPSILEQLLLAGDFTVTVLVRKESPRTFPPGVKTVTVNYDSIDSLTSALSGQDAVVSTLPISAPEKQLLLIEAAAKAGVKRFLPTEFGSHTRNAKVRQLPIFQTKFDAQDLLEKKAKEGTLTYTLVVNGAFFDWGLKINWLVNAKDKHAILYDGGDRKISFSLLSDVGKAVVGVFRQAEETKNKMVFIQSTVQSFKDVYEIAKKLTPGEKWTDEVVMVDDLLTSAWAEINKENPDPEKFAVKFITSAIAGEGYGSLFEKNDNELLGIKELSREEVEEVVKKYL; translated from the exons ATGTCCGCTTCCATCACGAACGTTGTACTCGCCGGT GCAACCGGTAACTTGGGCCCCTCAATTCTTGAGCAGCTCCTGCTCGCCGGTGACTTTACGGTCACCGTCCTCGTCCGCAAGGAGTCACCTCGTACTTTCCCCCCCGGTGTCAAAACCGTCACGGTCAACTACGACTCCATCGACTCGTTGACATCGGCATTGTCTGGTCAAGACGCTGTGGTTTCCACCCTCCCAATTAGCGCCCCCGAAAAGCAACTCCTTCTTATTGAAGCTGCCGCCAAGGCAGGTGTCAAACGATTCCTGCCCACCGAGTTCGGCTCCCACACTCGCAACGCCAAGGTCCGACAGCTTCCCATCTTTCAAACCAAGTTTGACGCCCAGGACCTTCTCgagaaaaaggcaaaagaagGCACATTGACATACACCCTTGTTGTCAATGGCGCGTTCTTTGACTGGGGTCTCAAGATCAACTGGCTGGTCAACGCCAAAGATAAACATGCAATCCTCTATGATGGCGGCGACAGGAAGATCAGTTTCTCGCTGTTGTCCGATGTTGGAAAGGCTGTTGTGGGAGTTTTTAGACAGGCTGAGGAAACCAAAAACAAGATGGTGTTTATCCAGAGCACTGTTCAGAGCTTCAAGGACGTGTATGAGATTGCCAAGAAGCTTACCCCAGGAGAGAAGTGGACTgacgaggtggtgatggtggatgacTTGCTGACTTCGGCATGGGCTGAGATCAACAAGGAAAACCCCGACCCTGAGAAGTTTGCTGTCAAGTTCATAACTTCTGCGATCGCGGGAGAGGGATATGGCAGTCTGTTTGAGAAGAATGACAATGAGTTGCTGGGGATCAAGGAGCTGAgtcgggaggaggttgaggaagtgGTCAAGAAGTATCTGTAA
- a CDS encoding hypothetical protein (EggNog:ENOG503PRHY) — protein sequence MTNQASEAQPPASPLSKTTRFVCNAPGCRKSFTRKEHLTRHAKSHSSQLPYQCHICGRRYARSDVFKRHVEFHPKNSIPSTKIVACNECHDKKLKCDDGTPCRQCDRHGLECVRKGRPSLEPRTPPEESSPAHAIDNTSSNGTFNYGSNNVDEQWHDMHFETPGLNEAVHQPKHSSSAPLTPPTSLSSDASQFNSTPLRVLLQNIDEATTYFLLEVFFTEVHQYWPILHVSTFNIGTVSDLLLGSILTLGSWITGREEHKTLIPAVYEEALAATRVNVTPSLHTLQGLVLLVVYSIYNINDEIGKAGNLTSLLIQSCRCIGIFNGSHSLPERLQDDPFTFWLAKEQLHRLAFTVFRLDTYQSILLNIPPTVRYQELYIPFLASPFIWEATDNDDLEYRLQQQPKPEGVKSPPLLSGFHREFMYSPTSYTPSIPLSPMDHHLTLCALQNPIWEASAFATDMEISLLSIPNSPVFAARTHLDRWRARLEAQTQQAFQYDVIEEITWTLFHMSKITMHAPLPLLRIHSAAPSGKHRDVDTEKVATKLGIWRGSPCPRMGVISCAEICQLLSRNPFEFDSNARRDKLNPLATPALLMAAIAVCSYAAGVGQKQGGGCPACLPGLEHEQGGCVDIFAGKCPQSQERVKEWEATGRGWPVWGSSGIVLCRCGFDRLGEWFQQETVLGRDETAKRELVAFVEGLKCGFE from the exons ATGACCAACCAGGCGTCGGAGGCCCAGCCACCGGCATCACCGTTATCCAAAACCACTCGGTTTGTCTGCAACGCCCCGGGATGCCGCAAGAGCTTTACCCGGAAAGAACATCTGACCCGACATGCGAAATCACACAGCTCACAATTGCCTTATCAGTGTCATATTTGCGGCCGGAGATATGCCAGGAGCGATGTTTTCAAACGTCATGTGGAATTTCACCCCAAAAACTCCATCCCAAGCACCAAGATCGTCGCCTGCAATGAATGCCATGACAAAAAGCTCAAGTGTGACGATGGAACACCTTGCCGTCAATGCGACCGACATGGGCTGGAATGTGTACGCAAAGGGCGACCATCTCTCGAGCCGAGGACACCACCAGAAgaatcatcaccagcccatGCCATTGACAACACTTCGTCCAATGGAACGTTTAATTACGGGAGCAATAATGTTGACGAACAATGGCATGACATGCATTTCGAGACGCCGGGCCTAAATGAAGCTGTGCATCAACCAAAGCACTCATCCTCGGCTCCTCTCACGCCCCCTACATCACTCTCAAGCGATGCTTCACAGTTCAACAGCACACCACTCCGGGTACTGCTCCAAAATATTGATGAAGCAACTACTTATTTTCTCCTAGAGGTCTTCTTCACCGAAGTACATCAATATTGGCCCATTCTTCATGTATCCACCTTCAACATTGGCACCGTGTCTGATCTGCTGTTGGGATCCATCCTAACCCTTGGCAGCTGGATTACTGGGAGAGAGGAACACAAGACTTTGATTCCGGCCGTCTATGAAGAGGCTCTGGCGGCTACCCGGGTG AACGTCACCCCTTCTTTACACACGCTTCAAGGActagtgttgttggtggtatATAGCATTTACAACATT AATGATGAAATCGGCAAGGCTGGTAACCTTACATCCCTTCTCATTCAAAGTTGTCGCTGCATTGGGATTTTCAATGGCAGCCATTCACTTCCCGAAAGGCTTCAAGATGATCCGTTTACCTTTTGGTTGGCCAAAGAGCAGCTTCATCG GCTGGCATTCACGGTGTTCCGTCTCGACACATACCAATCCATCCTTCTAAACATTCCCCCCACAGTCCGCTACCAAGAGCTCtacatccccttcctcgcctcccccttCATATGGGAAGCCACAGACAATGACGACCTCGAGTATCGcctccagcaacagccaaaaCCCGAAGGTGTcaaatcaccaccactgctgaGCGGTTTCCACCGTGAGTTCATGTACTCGCCAACATCCTACACACCCAgcatccccctctccccaatggaccaccacctcaccctctgcGCCCTCCAAAATCCAATATGGGAAGCCTCGGCCTTCGCAACAGACATGGAGATATCCCTCCTCAGCATCCCTAACTCCCCCGTCTTTGCCGCACGCACGCATCTCGATCGGTGGCGTGCCCGGCTTGAAGCTCAAACCCAACAAGCTTTCCAATACGATGTCATCGAAGAAATCACCTGGACGTTATTCCACATGTCAAAGATCACCATGCACGCCCCCTTACCCCTTTTGAGAATCCACTCTGCCGCCCCCTCAGGCAAACATCGTGATGTCGACACGGAGAAGGTTGCCACTAAGCTGGGGATCTGGAGGGGGAGTCCCTGTCCGAGGATGGGTGTTATCTCCTGTGCGGAAATATGCCAGTTGCTGAGCCGGAACCCCTTTGAGTTTGATTCCAATGCCAGGAGGGATAAGCTTAACCCGCTGGCTACGCCGGCCTTGCTGATGGCTGCCATTGCGGTGTGCTCGTATGCTGCGGGTGTTGGGCAGAagcaggggggtggttgtccGGCGTGTTTACCTGGGCTGGAGCATGAGCAGGGCGGGTGCGTGGATATTTTCGCAGGGAAATGTCCTCAGTCTCAGGAAAGGGTTAAGGAGTGGGAAgcgacggggagggggtggccgGTTTGGGGATCTTCGGGGATTGTGTTATGTCGATGCGGTTTTGATAGGCTTGGGGAGTGGTTCCAGCAGGAGACGGTACTGGGGAGGGACGAGACTGCGAAGAGGGAGCTTGTGGCTtttgtggaggggttgaagtgCGGTTTTGAGTGA